One window of Streptomyces sp. FIT100 genomic DNA carries:
- a CDS encoding bifunctional diguanylate cyclase/phosphodiesterase produces the protein MSGNTEGQGPAAVAAPGTALPSVTERHAAGRGAHTADGARGGAAGATTGATAGATIGATAGATVGATAGARPTAMATASRTTTAATRPAGPTHTTAAALAGPAVTAPPVTGPSAVPPCLVPSSAELGDHRAAFTIAQLAMAVVDHDGLVVSANDALAELIGAEPATLHERSAAELVDLASDGRTWHAYREVLRGRRARFRCTRRLKHPDGRALWAEVTVAPLPDSRRVLLSVADISDRRELQARLRHLQMHDPVTRLPNRTLFFERLSAALETSSYEHGGTGRIGLCYLDLDGFKAVNDTLGHRVGDRLLTAVAGRLTDCADRDGYTRSGGHLVARLGGDEFAILIEDSTGTEQLADLARSVLVALQRPFDLAGQRLSVSASIGVVERTAAGTTATGLMQDADTTLYWAKADGKARWTLFDPERNAHRMTRQALSSTLRPAVERGEFALEYQPLVGMADGAVRGVEALVRWNHPQFGTLAPNRFIGIAEEDGSIVQLGRWVLRTACRQARQWQQDHPGAAPIFVSVNVAVRQVWDSDLVTDVAGILAETGLAPHLLQLELTESAVMGSAGRPLQALQALSDMGVRIAIDDFGTGYSNLAYLSRLPVSVLKLDGSFVRGFRYDDGAHPNPADETIVEAMVQLAHRLGLTVTAECVETAGQAERLRRIGCDTGQGWLYSRAVAPERIDGMIGGVSPLAV, from the coding sequence GTGAGCGGAAACACCGAAGGACAGGGTCCTGCGGCCGTCGCGGCGCCCGGGACCGCCCTACCGTCGGTTACGGAGCGTCACGCGGCGGGACGCGGGGCGCACACCGCGGACGGCGCGCGCGGGGGCGCCGCCGGAGCAACCACCGGAGCCACCGCGGGCGCAACCATCGGAGCCACCGCGGGCGCAACCGTCGGCGCGACGGCAGGCGCACGGCCCACTGCGATGGCCACCGCCTCGCGCACCACGACGGCCGCCACCAGGCCCGCGGGCCCGACGCACACGACAGCGGCGGCGCTCGCCGGCCCGGCAGTCACCGCCCCGCCCGTCACCGGCCCGTCCGCCGTGCCGCCCTGCCTCGTACCGTCCTCCGCCGAACTCGGCGACCACCGTGCCGCGTTCACCATCGCCCAGCTCGCCATGGCCGTCGTCGACCACGACGGCCTCGTCGTCTCCGCCAACGACGCGCTCGCCGAGCTCATCGGCGCCGAACCGGCCACGCTGCACGAGCGGTCCGCCGCCGAGCTCGTGGACCTCGCATCCGACGGCCGCACCTGGCACGCGTACCGCGAGGTGCTGCGCGGCCGCCGCGCACGCTTCCGCTGCACCCGCCGGCTCAAGCACCCCGACGGGCGCGCCCTTTGGGCCGAGGTCACCGTCGCGCCCCTGCCCGACAGCCGCCGGGTGCTGCTCTCCGTCGCCGACATCAGCGACCGGCGCGAGCTCCAGGCGCGGCTGCGCCACCTCCAGATGCACGACCCGGTGACCCGGCTGCCCAACCGCACTCTGTTCTTCGAGCGGCTCAGCGCCGCCCTGGAGACGTCGTCGTACGAGCACGGCGGCACCGGCCGGATCGGGCTCTGCTATCTCGACCTCGACGGCTTCAAGGCCGTCAACGACACCCTCGGCCACCGTGTCGGCGACCGGCTGCTGACCGCCGTCGCGGGCCGGCTGACCGACTGCGCGGACCGCGACGGCTACACGCGCAGCGGCGGCCATCTGGTGGCCCGGCTCGGCGGCGACGAGTTCGCGATCCTGATCGAGGACTCCACCGGTACGGAGCAACTCGCCGACCTCGCACGATCGGTGCTGGTCGCGCTCCAGCGTCCGTTCGACCTCGCCGGGCAGCGGCTCTCGGTGTCCGCGTCGATCGGGGTGGTGGAGCGGACCGCGGCCGGGACGACGGCGACCGGCCTGATGCAGGACGCGGACACGACGCTGTACTGGGCGAAGGCGGACGGCAAGGCCCGCTGGACCCTCTTCGACCCCGAGCGCAACGCCCACCGGATGACGCGCCAGGCGCTGTCGTCGACGCTGCGGCCCGCCGTGGAGCGCGGGGAGTTCGCGCTCGAGTACCAGCCGCTGGTGGGGATGGCGGACGGCGCCGTGCGGGGCGTCGAGGCGCTGGTGCGCTGGAACCACCCCCAGTTCGGCACGCTGGCGCCGAATCGGTTCATCGGAATCGCGGAAGAAGACGGCTCGATCGTGCAGTTGGGCCGCTGGGTCCTGCGGACGGCGTGCCGCCAGGCACGGCAGTGGCAGCAGGACCATCCGGGCGCGGCGCCGATCTTCGTCAGCGTCAACGTCGCCGTGCGCCAGGTCTGGGACTCCGACCTGGTCACGGATGTCGCCGGCATCCTGGCCGAGACGGGGCTCGCCCCGCACCTGCTCCAGTTGGAGCTCACCGAGTCGGCGGTGATGGGCTCCGCGGGCCGCCCGCTCCAGGCCCTCCAGGCGCTCAGCGACATGGGCGTCCGTATCGCGATCGACGACTTCGGGACGGGCTACTCCAACCTCGCCTATCTGAGCCGGCTGCCGGTGTCCGTACTGAAGCTCGACGGATCGTTTGTTCGCGGCTTCCGCTACGACGATGGCGCCCACCCGAACCCCGCCGACGAGACGATCGTCGAGGCGATGGTCCAACTCGCCCATCGGCTGGGACTCACGGTCACCGCGGAATGCGTGGAGACGGCGGGCCAGGCGGAGCGGCTCCGGCGGATCGGGTGCGACACGGGGCAGGGGTGGCTGTACTCGCGGGCGGTGGCGCCGGAGCGCATCGACGGCATGATCGGTGGAGTCAGCCCACTGGCGGTGTGA
- a CDS encoding DUF3830 family protein: MADRFIDVSLAKRGVHCTARLLDDRAPVTCRAVWDALPLGGDVYHAKYARNEIYALFPAFADREPPLENPTVTPIPGDLCYFTFSGRELGTAAYGYDRDVSRPVTVDLALFYERNNLLLNGDTGWVPGTVWATVVDGLDRMADACQDLWRAGALGETLTFGRSSG, translated from the coding sequence ATGGCCGATCGCTTCATCGACGTTTCGCTCGCAAAGCGCGGTGTCCACTGCACCGCGCGACTCCTCGACGACCGGGCGCCCGTGACGTGCCGTGCGGTGTGGGACGCGCTGCCACTGGGCGGTGACGTCTACCACGCGAAGTACGCGCGCAACGAGATCTATGCGCTCTTCCCCGCCTTCGCCGACCGGGAGCCACCGCTGGAGAACCCGACGGTGACCCCCATTCCGGGCGACCTCTGCTATTTCACCTTCAGCGGGAGGGAGCTGGGGACGGCGGCGTACGGCTACGACCGGGACGTGTCCCGGCCGGTGACCGTGGATCTCGCGCTCTTCTACGAGCGCAACAACCTGCTGCTGAACGGGGACACGGGCTGGGTCCCCGGCACCGTGTGGGCCACGGTGGTCGACGGCCTCGACCGCATGGCCGACGCCTGCCAGGACCTGTGGCGCGCGGGGGCGCTGGGGGAGACGCTCACGTTCGGCAGGAGCTCCGGCTAG
- the ehuB gene encoding ectoine/hydroxyectoine ABC transporter substrate-binding protein EhuB, with protein MVPHTAPPARHAIRRRTLLLGTGGALAAAGCARVPSGDSLARLRSQGTVRLGIAGEVPYGYIDGQGEFTGEAPELAKAVFQRLGVGSVQPVATDFASLIPGLNSQQFDVVSAGMYINKERCAQVLFSDPEYQMLDSFIVRKGNPKGLRGYEDVVRTKAKFATGAGYAEIEYAVAAGYPEKDIVILQDQVAGLNAVESGRVDVFAGTALTTREVVRKSARAEATEPFAAVVDGKKRIDGGGFAFRPTDTELRDAFNAEIHKMKKSGELLRILRRFGFTESEMTELTAKELCR; from the coding sequence ATGGTTCCCCACACGGCTCCACCTGCCAGACACGCGATACGGCGGCGCACCCTGCTGCTCGGTACGGGGGGCGCCCTGGCCGCGGCGGGGTGCGCCCGGGTGCCCTCCGGCGACTCGCTCGCCCGGCTCAGATCGCAGGGCACGGTGCGTCTGGGGATCGCCGGCGAGGTGCCGTACGGCTACATCGACGGCCAGGGCGAGTTCACGGGCGAGGCGCCCGAGCTCGCCAAGGCGGTCTTCCAGCGGCTCGGCGTCGGCAGTGTCCAGCCGGTCGCCACCGACTTCGCCTCCCTCATACCCGGCCTCAACTCCCAGCAGTTCGACGTCGTCTCGGCCGGGATGTACATCAACAAGGAGCGCTGCGCGCAGGTCCTCTTCTCGGACCCCGAGTACCAGATGCTGGACTCCTTCATCGTGCGCAAAGGCAATCCCAAGGGTTTGCGCGGTTACGAGGACGTCGTACGGACCAAGGCGAAGTTCGCGACCGGCGCCGGCTACGCGGAGATCGAGTACGCGGTCGCGGCCGGCTACCCCGAGAAGGACATCGTCATCCTCCAGGACCAGGTGGCCGGGCTGAACGCCGTCGAGTCCGGCCGCGTCGACGTCTTCGCGGGCACCGCCCTCACCACCCGCGAGGTGGTGCGCAAGAGCGCCCGGGCGGAGGCGACCGAGCCGTTCGCGGCGGTCGTCGACGGCAAGAAGAGGATCGACGGCGGCGGCTTCGCCTTCCGCCCGACCGACACCGAGCTGCGGGACGCCTTCAACGCCGAGATCCACAAGATGAAGAAGAGCGGTGAACTCCTCCGCATCCTGCGCCGGTTCGGCTTCACCGAGAGCGAGATGACCGAGCTCACGGCGAAGGAGCTGTGCCGATGA
- a CDS encoding LLM class flavin-dependent oxidoreductase produces the protein MDEIRGTATGTAPVPLSVLDLVTVGSGRTAGEALRTSVDIVRLAERRGYHRHWVAEHHSMPGVASSSPAVILAHLAAHTVRIRLGSGGVMLPNHAPLVIAEQFGTLEALAPGRVDLGLGRAPGTDGATAAALRRTERLGSPMPEARGEGADEFPQQLAELTRFLDDDFPDGHPYARIHAIPGPVQATSPGGVQSTARPPIWLLGSSGFSARLAGVLGLPFAFAHHFSAQNTIPALDLYRDTFRPSAVLDAPYALIGVSALASGDAREARRQVMTGALSMLRLRSGRPGLIPTPEEAEAYAFSPLEREFVDSWLGNVVHGTPDEVRTGLDDLQKRTGADELMITANAHGGEARLRSYELIADAYGMPDGVH, from the coding sequence GTGGACGAGATCCGAGGCACGGCGACCGGAACCGCCCCCGTACCCCTGTCGGTACTGGACCTGGTCACGGTCGGCAGCGGCCGCACCGCCGGCGAGGCCCTGCGCACCAGCGTCGACATCGTCCGGCTCGCCGAACGCCGCGGCTACCACCGCCACTGGGTCGCCGAGCACCACTCCATGCCAGGTGTCGCCTCCTCGTCCCCCGCCGTCATCCTCGCCCACCTCGCGGCCCACACCGTGCGCATCCGCCTCGGCTCCGGCGGGGTGATGCTGCCCAACCACGCGCCGCTGGTGATCGCCGAGCAGTTCGGCACGCTGGAGGCGCTCGCGCCGGGCCGGGTCGACCTCGGCCTCGGCCGCGCGCCCGGGACGGACGGCGCCACCGCCGCCGCGCTGCGCCGCACCGAGCGGCTGGGGTCCCCCATGCCGGAGGCCAGGGGAGAGGGCGCCGACGAGTTCCCGCAGCAGCTCGCCGAGCTCACCCGCTTCCTGGACGACGACTTCCCGGACGGCCACCCGTACGCGCGCATCCACGCGATCCCCGGCCCGGTGCAGGCCACCTCGCCCGGTGGGGTCCAGTCCACCGCCCGGCCTCCGATCTGGCTGCTCGGCTCCTCCGGTTTCAGCGCGCGGCTGGCCGGCGTGCTGGGCCTGCCGTTTGCCTTCGCCCACCACTTCTCGGCGCAGAACACCATCCCGGCGCTCGACCTCTACCGCGACACCTTCCGCCCCTCGGCAGTCCTCGACGCCCCCTACGCGCTGATCGGCGTCTCCGCCCTCGCCTCCGGTGACGCCCGCGAGGCCCGTCGCCAGGTCATGACCGGAGCACTGTCGATGCTGCGCCTCCGCAGCGGCCGCCCCGGTCTCATCCCCACCCCCGAGGAGGCCGAGGCGTACGCCTTCAGCCCGCTGGAGCGCGAGTTCGTGGACAGCTGGCTCGGAAACGTCGTCCACGGCACACCCGACGAGGTCCGCACCGGCCTGGACGATCTGCAGAAGCGCACGGGGGCGGACGAACTGATGATCACGGCCAACGCGCACGGCGGGGAGGCGCGGCTGCGGTCGTACGAGCTGATCGCGGACGCGTACGGCATGCCGGACGGGGTCCACTAG
- the ehuC gene encoding ectoine/hydroxyectoine ABC transporter permease subunit EhuC: protein MTAGLWQNWVLPGIWITVQLTLYSAALAAVVAFGVGMARTHRSRPVRFLAGFYTEVFRGTSALVLMFWLFFVLPPLMGWQLVPMWAAVLALGLSYGAYGAEIVRGALGAVAPAQREAGVALSFSPWQRMRLILLPQAVPEMIPSFCNLLVELLKGTALVSLLGVGDVSFAAYLVRLATQESAQIYTITLVIYFVLAFLITRSMKALERRTKANIGIRPEPRPRIPRQKDKRAGVSGALAEGDLR from the coding sequence ATGACCGCGGGACTGTGGCAGAACTGGGTGCTCCCGGGGATCTGGATCACGGTCCAGCTCACCCTCTACAGCGCGGCGCTGGCCGCGGTCGTCGCGTTCGGTGTGGGCATGGCCAGAACTCATCGCTCGCGCCCCGTCCGCTTCCTGGCCGGCTTCTACACCGAGGTGTTCCGCGGAACGTCGGCGCTGGTGCTGATGTTCTGGCTGTTCTTCGTGCTGCCCCCGCTGATGGGCTGGCAGTTGGTGCCGATGTGGGCGGCGGTGCTCGCACTCGGCCTCTCGTACGGGGCGTACGGGGCCGAGATCGTGCGCGGTGCACTGGGCGCCGTGGCCCCCGCGCAGCGTGAGGCAGGGGTGGCACTCAGCTTCTCGCCGTGGCAGCGGATGCGGCTGATCCTGCTGCCGCAGGCCGTGCCCGAGATGATCCCGTCCTTCTGCAATCTGCTCGTCGAGCTGCTCAAGGGGACGGCGCTGGTGTCGCTCCTCGGTGTGGGCGACGTGTCGTTCGCGGCGTATCTCGTCCGCCTGGCGACCCAGGAGAGCGCGCAGATCTACACGATCACGCTGGTGATCTACTTCGTGCTCGCCTTCCTGATCACCCGCTCCATGAAGGCGCTCGAGCGCAGGACGAAGGCCAATATCGGGATCCGTCCGGAGCCACGCCCCCGGATCCCCCGCCAGAAGGACAAGCGGGCCGGGGTCTCCGGCGCACTCGCGGAAGGTGATCTCCGATGA
- a CDS encoding decarboxylase gives MTTVGLLYPGHSAEDDYPRIAVLLDSDVRLPVFHTDIGEDAHREDALIEMGAPARLAAGIEELRLAGAESLVWACTSGSFIRGWDGAQEQIRELAQTAGLPASSTSFAFVHAARALGVERVAVAATYPDDVTASFEEFLEQAGLDVTGARASGVVTAAEVGTWGREQVLDLARAGDEPRAEAVLMPDTALHTVAHLAELEAALGKPVLTANQVTVWEGLRLAERKVWAERTGVLFARPEDRIVAE, from the coding sequence ATGACGACTGTCGGACTGCTCTACCCGGGGCACTCCGCCGAGGACGACTACCCGCGCATCGCGGTCCTGCTGGACAGCGACGTCCGGCTGCCGGTCTTCCACACCGACATCGGCGAGGACGCGCACCGCGAGGACGCCCTGATCGAGATGGGCGCGCCCGCGCGGCTGGCGGCCGGCATCGAGGAGCTGCGGCTCGCCGGCGCCGAGTCGCTGGTCTGGGCGTGTACGAGCGGCAGCTTCATCCGCGGCTGGGACGGCGCCCAGGAGCAGATCAGGGAGCTGGCGCAGACGGCGGGGCTGCCGGCGTCGAGCACGTCGTTCGCCTTCGTCCACGCGGCGCGGGCGCTCGGGGTGGAGCGGGTCGCCGTCGCGGCGACGTACCCGGACGACGTCACGGCGTCCTTCGAGGAGTTCCTCGAACAGGCAGGACTGGACGTGACCGGGGCGCGGGCGAGCGGGGTGGTGACCGCGGCCGAGGTCGGGACCTGGGGCCGCGAGCAGGTGCTCGACCTGGCCCGGGCGGGGGACGAGCCGAGGGCGGAGGCGGTGCTCATGCCCGACACGGCGCTGCACACCGTGGCGCATCTGGCGGAGCTGGAGGCGGCGCTGGGCAAGCCCGTGCTCACGGCGAACCAGGTGACGGTCTGGGAGGGGCTGCGGCTCGCCGAGCGGAAGGTGTGGGCGGAGCGGACGGGGGTGCTGTTCGCCCGGCCGGAGGACCGGATCGTCGCGGAGTGA
- a CDS encoding amidase, with product MTPEPKTPEPKTPQPTEPDALTAATAHELIAGYERGEFSPLEAVRAVLARIDAVEPAVNAFVRVDAEQALAQAAAATERRRRGEPLGPLDGVPVTVKDLLLQAGAPTLRGSRTVRPDTRAWDEDAPAVARLREQGAVFVGRTTTPEFGWKGVTDSPLTGITRNPYDLSRTSGGSSGGSAVAVALGGAPLSIGTDGGGSVRIPASFCGIFGLKPTYGRIPLYPASPFGTLSHAGPMARDAADAALLLDVVSGPDWRDWSQLPPAPGVVGALADGVDGVKGLRIAYSPSFGGQVAVRPDVASAVRGAVERLAELGAYIEEADPDIADPVDAFHTLWFSGAARLVQHFGTEQRELLDPGLREICAAGERASALDYLAAVDVRMELGRRMGRFHTSYDLLVTPTLPITAFEAGAEVPPGSGLRRWTGWTPFTYPFNLTQQPAATVPCGVDGDGLPIGVQLVGPRHADALILRAAHALYASGAASVPSPRAA from the coding sequence ATGACTCCTGAGCCGAAGACTCCTGAGCCGAAGACTCCCCAGCCGACAGAGCCGGACGCCCTGACCGCGGCGACAGCGCACGAGCTCATCGCCGGATACGAGCGGGGCGAGTTCTCACCCCTGGAGGCGGTCCGGGCCGTTCTCGCCCGGATCGATGCGGTGGAACCCGCGGTGAACGCCTTCGTCCGCGTCGACGCCGAGCAGGCCCTCGCCCAGGCGGCGGCCGCGACCGAGCGCCGCCGCAGGGGCGAGCCGCTCGGGCCGCTCGACGGCGTGCCCGTGACGGTGAAGGACCTGCTGCTCCAGGCGGGCGCGCCGACGCTGCGCGGCTCGCGGACCGTGCGCCCGGACACCCGCGCCTGGGACGAGGACGCCCCCGCCGTGGCCCGGCTGCGGGAGCAGGGGGCGGTGTTCGTCGGCAGGACGACGACGCCGGAGTTCGGCTGGAAGGGTGTCACGGACTCACCGCTGACCGGGATCACCCGCAATCCGTACGACCTGTCGCGCACGTCCGGCGGATCGAGCGGCGGCAGCGCGGTGGCCGTCGCGCTCGGTGGCGCGCCGCTGTCGATCGGGACGGACGGCGGCGGCTCGGTCCGCATCCCGGCGTCCTTCTGCGGGATCTTCGGGCTGAAGCCGACGTACGGCCGTATCCCGCTCTACCCGGCGAGCCCCTTCGGCACGCTGTCCCACGCGGGCCCGATGGCCCGGGACGCGGCCGACGCGGCGCTGCTGCTGGACGTGGTGAGCGGGCCCGACTGGCGGGACTGGTCGCAGCTGCCGCCCGCGCCGGGCGTCGTCGGCGCCCTCGCCGACGGGGTGGACGGGGTCAAGGGCCTGCGGATCGCGTACTCACCGTCCTTCGGCGGCCAGGTCGCGGTCCGGCCCGACGTGGCGTCGGCGGTCCGGGGCGCGGTGGAGCGGCTCGCGGAGCTGGGCGCGTACATCGAGGAGGCGGACCCGGACATCGCGGACCCCGTGGACGCCTTCCACACCCTGTGGTTCAGCGGGGCGGCGCGGCTGGTGCAGCACTTCGGCACGGAGCAGCGGGAGCTGCTCGACCCGGGCCTGCGGGAGATCTGTGCGGCGGGCGAGCGGGCGTCGGCGCTGGACTATCTGGCGGCGGTGGACGTGCGGATGGAGCTGGGCCGGCGGATGGGGCGGTTCCATACGTCCTACGACCTGCTGGTCACGCCGACGCTGCCGATCACCGCGTTCGAGGCGGGGGCGGAGGTGCCGCCGGGGTCGGGGCTTCGGAGGTGGACGGGGTGGACGCCGTTCACGTACCCGTTCAACCTGACGCAGCAGCCGGCGGCGACGGTGCCGTGCGGGGTGGACGGCGACGGTCTGCCGATCGGCGTCCAACTGGTCGGCCCGCGCCACGCGGACGCGCTGATCCTGCGCGCGGCCCATGCGCTGTACGCCTCGGGCGCGGCGTCGGTGCCCTCGCCGCGGGCGGCATAG
- a CDS encoding decarboxylase — protein sequence MNLSLDVSWLGGPAPQRGVGVVAPFDFALDRELWRWVPDDVSLRLTRTPFVPVEVSLDLARLVSEHETLDEAVRALAASEPEVVAYACASGSFVGGVAGERAMCEAMTRAGDIASVTTSGALLEALAELGACRIALVTPYTESVTRALEEYLGEAGVAVTGRAFLGLTRHIWKVPYRSVVDMARQAVVGAADALFISCTNLPTYDAIPQLEAELRMPVISANQVTMWSALRRIGVYAVGPYQALLMDAPDAPDAPGPLDPPRVADTTVDHRQEEGQEGLT from the coding sequence GTGAATCTGTCCCTCGATGTTTCCTGGCTGGGCGGACCGGCCCCACAGCGCGGTGTCGGCGTGGTGGCCCCCTTCGACTTCGCCCTCGATCGCGAGCTGTGGCGCTGGGTGCCCGACGACGTCTCGCTGCGGCTGACCCGCACGCCGTTCGTGCCGGTCGAGGTCTCGCTCGACCTGGCCCGGCTGGTCAGCGAGCACGAGACGCTCGACGAGGCGGTGCGCGCCCTGGCCGCGTCCGAACCGGAGGTCGTGGCGTACGCGTGCGCGAGCGGCAGCTTCGTCGGCGGAGTGGCGGGCGAGCGCGCGATGTGCGAGGCGATGACCCGGGCGGGCGACATCGCCTCCGTCACGACGTCGGGCGCCCTGCTCGAAGCCCTCGCCGAGCTCGGGGCCTGCCGTATCGCGCTCGTCACCCCCTACACCGAGTCGGTGACCCGGGCGCTGGAGGAGTATCTGGGTGAAGCTGGGGTAGCGGTCACGGGCCGCGCCTTCCTGGGGCTGACCCGGCACATCTGGAAGGTGCCGTACCGGTCCGTGGTGGACATGGCGCGGCAGGCCGTGGTGGGCGCGGCGGACGCGCTCTTCATCAGCTGCACCAATCTGCCGACGTACGACGCGATACCCCAGCTGGAGGCGGAACTGCGGATGCCGGTGATCTCCGCGAACCAGGTCACGATGTGGTCCGCGCTGCGCCGGATCGGCGTCTACGCCGTCGGTCCGTACCAGGCCCTGCTGATGGACGCCCCGGATGCCCCGGATGCCCCGGGTCCCCTGGACCCACCGCGCGTCGCGGACACCACGGTCGACCACCGGCAGGAAGAGGGACAGGAAGGGCTGACATGA
- a CDS encoding D-2-hydroxyacid dehydrogenase yields the protein MTVPILLVLEADPPPRLGALAGRAVVRYADERTLAAALPDADALLVWDFTSEAVRRAWPGPGPRPRWVHTPSAGVDRLLCPELAGSDTVVTNARGIFDQPIAEYVAALVLAMAKDLPGTLELQRQRRWRHREGLPVAGGRAVVVGAGPIGLAIGRTLRALGMTVAVAGRTARPGVHGAEDLDRLLGRADWVVCAAPLTEATRGMFGARRFALLQPSARFINVGRGALVVGDELVAAVLERRIAGAALDVFEHEPLGPDSRLWDVPGLIVSPHMSGDTVGWRDRLGEQFVELFDLWVAGKPLPNVVDKNRGYVPSHDS from the coding sequence ATGACGGTCCCGATTCTTCTCGTGCTGGAAGCGGACCCTCCGCCGCGCCTCGGGGCGCTCGCCGGCCGGGCCGTCGTCCGGTACGCCGACGAGCGCACACTCGCCGCCGCGCTGCCGGACGCCGATGCGCTGCTGGTGTGGGACTTCACCTCCGAGGCGGTACGCCGCGCCTGGCCGGGGCCGGGGCCGCGACCCCGCTGGGTGCACACGCCGAGCGCGGGCGTGGACCGGCTGCTCTGCCCGGAGCTCGCGGGCTCGGACACCGTGGTGACCAACGCCCGCGGGATCTTCGACCAGCCCATCGCCGAGTACGTGGCCGCGCTGGTGCTGGCGATGGCGAAGGATCTCCCCGGCACGCTGGAGCTCCAGCGGCAGCGGCGCTGGCGGCACCGCGAGGGGCTGCCCGTCGCGGGCGGCCGCGCGGTCGTCGTCGGCGCGGGCCCCATCGGCCTGGCGATCGGCCGCACCCTGCGGGCGCTCGGGATGACCGTCGCCGTCGCCGGTCGCACCGCACGCCCCGGCGTGCACGGGGCCGAGGACCTCGACCGGCTGCTCGGCCGCGCCGACTGGGTGGTGTGCGCGGCGCCGCTGACGGAGGCGACGCGCGGCATGTTCGGCGCGCGGCGCTTCGCGCTGCTCCAGCCGTCGGCCCGGTTCATCAATGTGGGGCGGGGCGCGCTGGTGGTGGGGGACGAGCTGGTCGCGGCGGTGCTCGAGCGGCGGATCGCGGGCGCGGCGCTGGACGTCTTCGAGCACGAGCCCCTGGGTCCCGACAGCCGGCTCTGGGACGTTCCCGGCCTGATCGTCTCGCCGCACATGAGCGGCGACACGGTGGGCTGGCGCGACCGGCTCGGCGAGCAGTTCGTGGAGCTTTTCGACCTGTGGGTGGCCGGAAAGCCGCTGCCGAACGTGGTCGACAAGAATCGTGGGTACGTCCCCTCTCATGACTCCTGA
- the ehuD gene encoding ectoine/hydroxyectoine ABC transporter permease subunit EhuD codes for MTWDWSAVADFMPRFWEGVLVTLQILVLGSLLSFSLGLVWAFALRSGPRLVRWPVGLVTEFIRNTPLLVQLFFLFFVLPEWGVQFSALTTGTIAIGLHYSTYTAQVYRAGIDAVPVGQWEAATALSLPVHRTWIAVILPQAVRRIAPALGNYVIAMLKDTPLLAGISVLEMLQQSRLESAATFQYTEPLTVVGIAFILIAYPASLLVRTLERRLAR; via the coding sequence ATGACCTGGGACTGGTCCGCCGTCGCGGACTTCATGCCGCGCTTCTGGGAAGGCGTGCTGGTCACGCTGCAGATCCTGGTGCTGGGCTCGCTGCTGTCGTTCAGCCTCGGCCTGGTCTGGGCGTTCGCGCTGCGCTCCGGGCCGCGCCTCGTGCGCTGGCCGGTGGGGCTCGTCACCGAGTTCATCCGGAACACCCCGCTGCTGGTGCAGCTGTTCTTCCTGTTCTTCGTGCTGCCGGAGTGGGGGGTGCAGTTCTCCGCACTGACCACCGGCACGATCGCGATCGGACTGCACTACTCGACGTACACCGCGCAGGTCTACCGGGCGGGCATCGACGCCGTACCGGTGGGGCAGTGGGAGGCCGCGACGGCGCTGAGCCTGCCGGTCCACCGCACCTGGATCGCGGTGATCCTGCCGCAGGCGGTCCGCCGGATCGCGCCCGCACTGGGCAACTACGTCATCGCGATGCTGAAGGACACTCCGCTGCTCGCCGGGATCAGCGTGCTGGAGATGCTCCAGCAGTCCCGGCTGGAGAGCGCGGCGACCTTCCAGTACACGGAGCCGCTGACCGTCGTCGGCATCGCCTTCATCCTCATCGCCTATCCCGCTTCCCTGCTCGTACGGACCCTGGAGCGCCGCCTTGCCCGCTGA